The nucleotide sequence GCCACCTCGGCGCAGTACCCTCGCGACCAGATCCGCCTGGCGCTGGGCGTTGCCCTGGCGAAGAAATGGGGCGCGCAGGTGCCGGCCAGTATTCCGGTGGATATTGCCCTGATCGATCAGGCCAAGGCCAAGGACTTCAGTTGGTAAACCGCCCACGCCCCGCGTCACTCGCGGGGCACAAGGCACGCTTATGAACGAGAGGTCGGCGGTATGAGCAGTCTTCTGCAACTGGAAAATATCTGTAAGCGCTACCCCGGGGTACAAGCCCTCAAGTCCATCAACCTGCAAGTGGAGCGCGGCGAAATTCATGCGTTGCTCGGGGAAAATGGCGCGGGTAAATCGACCCTGATGAAAATCCTCGGCGGTGTCGAGCATCAGGACGAAGGGCGGATCCTTATCGACGGCCAGGCGCAACAGTTCGCGACGTATCGGGATGCGATTGCCGCGGGTATCGGTATTGTGTTCCAGGAATTCAGCCTGATTCCCTACCTCACGGCGGTGGAAAATATCTTCCTCGGCCATGAGCTGCACAACCGCTTTGGCCTGTTGCGCAAACGCGACATGCATGAGGCATCCGCAGCGTTGTTCCAGCGTCTCGGCGTCACCCTCGACCTGCAATGTCCGATCAAGCACCTGAGTGTGGCCGAGCAGCAGTTTGTCGAGATCGCCAAGGCCCTGGCCCTGGATGCGCGCTTGCTGGTGCTCGACGAGCCGACCGCGACTCTGACACCCAACGAGGCCGAGTTGCTGTTCGAGATCATGCGCGAACTCAAGCGTCAGGGCGTGGCGGTGATTTTTATCTCGCACCATCTGGAGGAAATTTTCCAGGTCTGTGATCGCATCAGCGTGCTGCGTGATGGCGGTAACGTGGGCGTCACCGATGTGGCCGACAGCGATATCGAGCGTTTGGTGGAGATGATGGTAGGCCGGCGCCTGGAATGCAGCTTCCCGCCCAAGCCAAGCCACGAGCGCGGACCGCTGCTGCTGGAGGTCAAGGACATCCAGCTGCAACGCAACGGCCCGCATAACCAGTTCCAACTGCACAAGGGTGAGATCCTCGGTTTTGCCGGGCTGGTGGGTTCCGGTCGCACCGAGCTGGCGTTGGGCATGATGGGGGCGCTGCCCTCGGTGACCAAGGACGTGTGGCTGCGGGGTGAAAAAGTCAGCCTCGGTGATCCGGCGCAGGCCTTGGCCCATGGCATCGGCTTGTTGCCGGAAAGTCGCAAGAGCGAAGGCTTGATCACCGATTTCAGCATTCGCGAAAACATCTCGCTGAATAACCTGCACAAATACCAGGGCGCCAGCGGGCTGATCGACAAGGGCAAGGAGTGCGCCAGTGTCGAAGCGCTGATGCGCCAGCTGTCGATCAAGGCACCCAGCGGCGAAAGTCGGGTGTTCAACCTCAGCGGCGGCAATCAGCAAAAAGTGGTGATCGCGCGCTGGATCAACCACCACTGCGATGTGCTGGTATTCGACGAGCCCACTCGAGGCATCGACGTCGGCGCCAAGGCACAGATCTATGGGCTGATGCGCAAGCTCACCGAGCAAGGCTACGCGATCATCATGATTTCTTCGGAACTGCCGGAAATCATCGGCATGTGCGACCGCGTCGCGGTGTTCCACAAGGGCGCCATTGTCAAGGTACTGGAAGCGTCCGACGTCAACCCACAAGAGGTCATGCGCCATGCAACAGGGGGCTCCAGTGAATCCGTCCATTAATGCCGTCGACACCCGCCGACTGCGCCTGAGTCTGGCGCGACTGGTCCGTTCGCCGGCGTTCTATCCGTTTGTTGGCTTGCTGGTCGTCACCCTGGTGATGATCTTCGCCAGTGACAATTTCCTCACCGCCAGCAACCTGTCGAACATCGCCCGCCAAGTCTCGATCAACGCGATCATTGCGGTGGGCATGACCTGCGTGATCCTGACAGGCGGCATCGATCTGTCCGTAGGCCCGGTGATGGCGCTGTCCGGCACCTTGACCGCCGGCTTGATGGTCGCCGGCCTGCCGCCGGGCCTGGCAATTGGCGCGGGGATGCTGATTGGCGTGGCTTTTGGTATCGG is from Pseudomonas mucidolens and encodes:
- a CDS encoding sugar ABC transporter ATP-binding protein; this encodes MSSLLQLENICKRYPGVQALKSINLQVERGEIHALLGENGAGKSTLMKILGGVEHQDEGRILIDGQAQQFATYRDAIAAGIGIVFQEFSLIPYLTAVENIFLGHELHNRFGLLRKRDMHEASAALFQRLGVTLDLQCPIKHLSVAEQQFVEIAKALALDARLLVLDEPTATLTPNEAELLFEIMRELKRQGVAVIFISHHLEEIFQVCDRISVLRDGGNVGVTDVADSDIERLVEMMVGRRLECSFPPKPSHERGPLLLEVKDIQLQRNGPHNQFQLHKGEILGFAGLVGSGRTELALGMMGALPSVTKDVWLRGEKVSLGDPAQALAHGIGLLPESRKSEGLITDFSIRENISLNNLHKYQGASGLIDKGKECASVEALMRQLSIKAPSGESRVFNLSGGNQQKVVIARWINHHCDVLVFDEPTRGIDVGAKAQIYGLMRKLTEQGYAIIMISSELPEIIGMCDRVAVFHKGAIVKVLEASDVNPQEVMRHATGGSSESVH